The genomic DNA CTCCCGATGTTGGCGGCCTGTGTTCTGACCGATAAACCCGTGACGCTTGAAAACGTACCGCTGATTGAGGATGTTCACACCATGCTGGAGCTGCTCTCCGGCCTGGGCGTGGAGATCGGAGTGAAGGACCATACGGTTACCCTTTGTGCCAAAGGACTACGCCGCAGCAAGTTGGATCCTGTTTTATGTAGTAAAGTCAGATCGTCCATTTTGCTGGCAGGCCCTATGGCGGCCAGGCTGGGGAAGGTCACACTCTCTCCTCCCGGTGGTGATGTGATTGGACGTCGCCGGTTAGACACTCATTTCCAGGGGTTGCAGGCGTTGGGGATTGACGTAGAGGGTGGCCAGAATTTCGTCTTCCGCCGGAAACGATTTGAAGGCGCGGCCATGGTCCTCGATGAGGCCAGTGTGACGGCCACGGAAAACGTGCTGATGGCGGCCACCCTGGCCCGCGGGCAGACGACCATTTTTAATGCCGCTTGTGAGCCGCACGTGACAGATCTGGCCTTGCTGCTCAACAAGATGGGCGCGCAGATCTCGGGGTTGGGCACCAATCGCCTCGTGATCAACGGGGTCGACGCCCTGCAGGGAGCAACGCACCGGGTGCAGCCTGACTATATTGAGATTGGTAGTTTTGTGGCGGCCGCTGCCGCGACAGGGGGCGATTTGCGGGTGACGGGGGTGGAGCCTGAGCCGATGCTGATTATCGGGAAAACCTTCCAGAAGCTGGGAATTAAATTGCAGATGGAGGGGACCACGGTATCCCTCTCCCCCCGCCGGGCCATGCGGATCACCAAGGATTTTGGTGGGGCGATTCCAAAGATCGAGGATGGGCCCTGGCCGAGTTTCCCGTCGGATTTGATGAGTGTCTCCCTGGTGGCGGCCACGCAGACGAAGGGGACCATCCTCTTTTTTGAAAAGATGTTTGAGAGCCGGATGTATTTTGTTGATTACCTGATTGGCATGGGAGCGGGGGTGGTGGTGTGCGATCCGCACCGGGTATTGGTTACCGGGCCCGCCCGCCTCCATGGCATCCATATGGCCAGCCCTGATATCCGTGCCGGCATGGCTCTTCTGATTGCCGCCCTTTGCGCCAAAGGCGAGAGCGTCATCAACAACGCCCAGAGCATTGACCGCGGCTATGAGCGCGTCGAAGAGCGCCTCCGCGCCCTTGGCGCCGACATCGTGCGGGAAGGATGAAGCGGGTAGAGGGGCAGGGCTTCATTCATTTTATGCATTCGCCTGAATTCCACCAGGAACTGGAACGGCGCATCCTTCACGGACTGATCTGTGAATGGAAGAGCGCCGTCGGCATGCTGTCGCCCCCCCTCAGGAAGCGACTGGCCTTACCCGGCTTCGAACTCCGTGATTTTGAAAAGCGGTGGGCTGAGTGGCATCGCGACCGGCGGCTCATGGCTTTCAGCCGCAAGTTGGTCCTGAACCACCGGTGGATGACCGTCCGGGAGGTTCTACTCCATGAGCTGGCCCACCAGGTGACGGATGAAGTGCTCGGCGGGGCCGATCAGCCGCATGGCACCCGGTTTCAGGAGGCCTGTCGTCTGGTCAACGCGGATCCCCGCGCGGCGGGGGACTTTCCTTCTCTCTATGAGACGCTTAACACGGGGGAACTCGATGACAATGACCGGATCCTGTTGCGTGTGAAAAAACTGCTGGCCCTGTCTGGAAGTTCCAACCGGCATGAGGCTGAGCTGGCCATGACGAAAGTCCACGAGACTATTGCCCGCTACAATATTGATCTGTTGTCCAGTCCGGCACACCGGCAGTATTGCAGCCTCTGTCTCGGGGAGCCCCGGCTGAAGCAGTCGGCCGACGAGTACGCCTTGAGCCGGTTGCTACAGGATTACTACTTCGTGGAAGCCGTATGGATCTGTGCCTATGTGGTCGAGAAGGAACGGATGGGCCGGATTCTTG from bacterium includes the following:
- the murA gene encoding UDP-N-acetylglucosamine 1-carboxyvinyltransferase, whose translation is MARFIIHGGKRLSGTYVPSGNKNAVLPMLAACVLTDKPVTLENVPLIEDVHTMLELLSGLGVEIGVKDHTVTLCAKGLRRSKLDPVLCSKVRSSILLAGPMAARLGKVTLSPPGGDVIGRRRLDTHFQGLQALGIDVEGGQNFVFRRKRFEGAAMVLDEASVTATENVLMAATLARGQTTIFNAACEPHVTDLALLLNKMGAQISGLGTNRLVINGVDALQGATHRVQPDYIEIGSFVAAAAATGGDLRVTGVEPEPMLIIGKTFQKLGIKLQMEGTTVSLSPRRAMRITKDFGGAIPKIEDGPWPSFPSDLMSVSLVAATQTKGTILFFEKMFESRMYFVDYLIGMGAGVVVCDPHRVLVTGPARLHGIHMASPDIRAGMALLIAALCAKGESVINNAQSIDRGYERVEERLRALGADIVREG
- a CDS encoding DUF2786 domain-containing protein, coding for MKRVEGQGFIHFMHSPEFHQELERRILHGLICEWKSAVGMLSPPLRKRLALPGFELRDFEKRWAEWHRDRRLMAFSRKLVLNHRWMTVREVLLHELAHQVTDEVLGGADQPHGTRFQEACRLVNADPRAAGDFPSLYETLNTGELDDNDRILLRVKKLLALSGSSNRHEAELAMTKVHETIARYNIDLLSSPAHRQYCSLCLGEPRLKQSADEYALSRLLQDYYFVEAVWICAYVVEKERMGRILEISGTTENVKMAGYVYDFLKRTIKDQWQVFKKGRIGKPGSKVDFALGLLSGFSEKLKTQDSALEKDSPATYALMKRADIQLATYLRVRHPRLRKSSGSGRNIDQDVLRAGQAVGRKTILSKPLERGIIRRKFLLG